The sequence cggcatcaactctatgccaaactcgacttccctagtaggaggaaaacccggaatctcatcaggaaatacatctggaaattcatccacaacaggaatgctctctatcccaatgctttcagtggacaaatcaactgcatagataaggtagccttccccgccagactctagagctcgacaggctctcaaagctgataccaaaggcatcggaggtcgcgctccctcaccatagaaaaaccggctctcactcccctccggatgaaagcgtactaatctctgatagcagtccactgaagctcgataggtagtcaacatatctattcccagaatgcaatcaaagtcgtccatcgccaggaccatgagattcactaacaaaatgttcccttcgaactctaaagggcaacccatcactagacgcttagccaaagcagattggcccgtcggagtagaaacagacatcactacgtctagtgcaatgcatggtaacttatgcctcttaacaaaacgtgcagaaatgaaggaatgagatgcaccagtgtcaataagtacaagagcaggtataccataaagcagaaatgtacctgcgatgactttctcattctcctccactgcctgatcatgtctcagggcaaacacctggccaaaagcttgtgcctcaaatgagaactcccagcaggctgtccctgcgacctctgctatacggtggcctgagaaccagatcctgaaccagatccagaaccgcctcccccagatagtggacaatctcttcggatatgaccagtctctcctcaacggaaacaagctccagaagctctgcggcacttgtcggatggatggttcttcccacagtgatcacacttgtccttcttaacgaaacggacaacacctccagaaccagaggaacaagtagatccagacttcttgaaagtttgggcacggggacccaaagaactagcaggcctctaCTGAGGGAAtgacctgttccgtcgaatgctgtcctccgcctagtgacaacggctcaccaaaccctcataggacatgtcgtcgccaaccgccacaaggtcatggatctcaggtttaaggccctgaaggaacagattatacttcatctctgagctatcagcaatcttggggcaataggatagcagatcaaagaacctctgctgatactcatcgatagacatggctccctgttgcagactcagtagctcacctgccttcgactgacggagtgcaggaggaaaataccgcttttggaaagctgtgcggaactcggcccaggtggccactcctctcgccgcaataaaggttgcagaagtaaacctccactacctacgggctcgcccatccagaagatagccaagggtctccatcttctgctcctcggtgcagtggaaagtctgaaaagtcgtctccatgctgtctaaccagttctccgcatcctccggagactcacatcaacctaagggcttaggacccatagctaagaatcgacgcacagtgaaacgctcgtcgtcatgatgacgatgacggcgttctcgacgaggctcccggtcggcatcaccccaacgcccaccaatactgccatgagaactccggtcgtcacgatttgccatctacaaaaatacctcatgatgagactaaatcccaagaattcttttgcatgctctgataccataaatgtagtgatccttacccggatcacctactaaacagaactaagtcatgcaattaacttaataaaacagatatcagaataaaactgcggaaactataaacattatacaatcccaagtaaaggaatctgtaattaatccaattaatatacaaccaaatcgaatagctgtatcaacccaaacaacagtaataaaacctagacgaagctccagctggccaaccactgactagcccctcctggatccaccctcctcgtccaatcgcaaacctgccccatggaatagggtgtccagaaacacagagtacgagaagtgagcataaaacgctcagtacgagagtatgagtatacatgcatgcaaagtgaactccctaaaaactcgaggtcaaagattgTTTTCTAGCATTGGATGAGAAATTTTCAAAGTTTCTTGATATcttcaataaaattcaaatGAACATTCCATTCTCCGATGCTTTATtgcaaatgccgaactatgccAAATTCTTGAAGGAGGTGATGTCTAAGAAGTGGGAGTGGGAGGAGTTTGAGACGGTGAAtctgactgaagagtgcagtgctatCCTTCAAAAGAAGCTACCATGAAgacttaaggatccagggagttttacgattcctgaaagagtgggtgcccggttagccaacttgtggctaagggcttttgtgactctatgtataaacaatctttgtttaatataatttgcattcattaatggcattttctttgtctttcttcatattgttatattgtgatatactattgatgttttgataaagaccttgaatatactatagtgtaagtaagatgagatagtgaataaagagagatcactattatgaaacacatcttatagtcactgtatattctaaacagttcctagtcaattgagtcgtctgctaataaggataaggatcgcttgagattgagactagcatttgtgatgccaagtaccacgtttcattggtaatggacatggagatgttcaaagcatacaaatggatattcatatgatgaatgatcgaactaccctatttggactttccaagtggttatcacttatcgagtggataaagtccgcggttttggttgtacaccattagtccttactacttgaaacatcattgagactgtatatgctagtactgtactttgactcgtttaccgactctattggggtcaacaggtgtcgggattgggtacagttacgacacatataggagtcgatgctttgtcatcaaggattcaccacatacttgcgagtgtggatatcctatgcgatctgaggagatattagtgtgacgaatctctggccagagtacatgatgtgttttaggttactcgattagtaacacatgcgatgtcactatttgatctccaagatgtaatgcatagttatcaaatctcgaacgactctcgatgcaccaatggttgttgattcgatcgggatatatggatgaagtgaccgtactgtacgctaaccaaaatctacttgttcttgcaggcactatcagtgatacctagggaatcatggggcgatgttgctagacgctcttaccatgattcgttgggaaaGTCGAAatttgttgttccgagtcacaaggagttgtgagcctacggctagctgtatccctgaaccattgagggtcacacaagtaatggattactaaaccccgttgagatagttaaatttaaagagttaaatttaatgaaagagaagttggacttcttaactaaaagggagtggaatttcctaaaatgacatagggatgggcatttttggaaatcactgaattcggattcataaaaattatcttgactttaaaaggtgcagaaatggtttctgtgcgcattgatgaaatcggtttatcaatcggagtcatgatgaattttatattaatttctataataacgggcttggcttgttgggcttaagttatggattatgggccctaaggagttagagtcctaacataaTCATAACTTAGTCTAGtctagaaaatatatatatatacatatgtaggGTTCGAAATACTCAATTATTCctccttgcaattttcgaacactacacaaaatttctaagggatttttcgaaaattcccttctcccttttgagaaaattcggtctgtgatttttccgaaaaatcactttctgaattaacagatcaaatctatttattctcatcgataaacatctgattgatttctagtacaatcaatcagagggtttctgttttctgttcgtggaccttattctggagattgatcgtgaagccatcggttcccgggatatacaagaagagcagattaaattctgttggtgtccataatcaagccgtttcTTGAATacgtaaaaatttaattgtgattttatttttacttgcataatttaatcgtaaagttttgatacccatgatatggaatcgttccatatcgaaaaataaaaatttttaaacttccgctgcaccgggtatcaattcttaattgatctgaacacgtttttccaacaattccttgcactattggttcttctaattttaataaaacaCTTTTTGATTTAGGATCTAGTATTAACTTCATgactttgtctgttttcaggagcttaagacttggcgaggtgaagcccacTACAATCGCATTACATCTAGCCGATAGATCTATCAAATATCCGCGTGGAATCATCGAGGATAttctggtaaaagtagataaatttatttctcCTATGGATTTTGTGGTGCTAGATATGAAAGAAGATGAAAATATGccgttgatttttgggagactcttggctactgctgaagcCAAGATAGATGTCAAGAAAGGTGAGCTGTCGATGGGAGTTGAAGGCGAGAAAGTGATTTTTACAGTATTCAAGAAGGCTGGAAATCCATCAGTGGAGAAGGTGTTCATGATTTAACAATCAAAGAAGATGAAAAATTACGCAAAGTTACTAGTGCAGTAGAATTTCCAAGGGAGAAGGAAACACAGGTgctaaagaaaaagaagaaaaagaaatcaaagatcaaAAGGGTCgttgaatatgtttggagggtgaaagaaatctcggagataactttcctctcttcccaaatctaacggtgcctctgaaaggtgaaatcttcagaaagactcggtctcacTGATCGAAACTCAGTGGTCTGCGTCAGACATTAGCATACTTCTcgtgtctatcttgagctgaatTCATTCTatactgaatgatcttaacttgttttgccatatctcgaagcatatctggtcccaaatcaggtgactcggacaaatcatcccaaaacaaaggagatcggcacttcttgccgtacaaagcctcaaaaggcgtcataccgatactcgcttggaagctgttgttggaagagaactcaacaagaggcaaggaatcttgccaactagtgccaaagtctagcactaccgctcgaagaatatcctctaacgtctggattgtccgctctgactgtccgttggtctgaggatgataagctgtactcaggtgaaatcgagtaccaagtgcctcctgaagactgtgccagaagtgcgaagtgaatctagggtcttggTCTAaaatgatcgacttcggcaccccatgcaatctcacaacattgctaacatataactcagtcatctgatcgtgacgatacgtcatcctgtacggaataaaacatgcaaacttcgtcaatcggtcgatcactacccaaattgcatcgcatcctcgaacagatcgcggtagtttcgtgatgaaatccatagaaatgtgatcttatttccattcaggaacagatagactgtgcaacagaccacccggtcgcttcctttcttctttcactttctgacagttcaaacaccgagatacaaacctcgcaacatcgctcttcattctcttccaccagaactggttcttcagatcattgtacatcttacgacctcaaggatgaacactgaaccgactgcaatgagcctcttggagaatacgctgtctgaACTCCTAAATATccggcacaacaatacggttattcacaaacaaaacgtcatctctaacctggaattcagactgatgccccgatctgactttctccacTGAAACCTGAGTGCTCGGATCAgtcttctgtgcttctttgatcgcaataaacaactccggctcggcttgaatagcaaacactctgatagccttcctatctgtttcaaactctaaacgagaagtgcaacaatcatcgatcaaatgagaaacaccaatagtagaaagagataaaggacaaagcttttggctcaaggcatctgcaactgcattcgactttcctggataatacttgatttcacagtcgaaatccttcaacagatctaaccatcttctctgttttatattcagttctgcctgtgaaaacaagtacttaagactcttatgataagaaaatatctcaaatgactcaccgtaaagatagtgacgccagatcttcagagcaaaaacaattgcagctagttcaagatcatgaaccggataacgagtctcgtgcggtttcagcttcCTCGATGCATacactatcacatgcttatgctacataagaacacaacccaagccttggttagaagcatcacaatagactgtgaaacctccagtacctttcggaatagaaagaatcggagcactggtcagtctcctcttcagatcaacaaagctagtctcacaatctgtagtccagataaaaggcgcattcttctgtgttagctgggtaatcggcttggcaatagacgagaaaccctcgatgaatcgacgataataaccagctaaacccataaagcttcggatctcaggtactgatgtcggtctaagccaattcataaccgcttcaatcttgctgggatcgacagaaatcccatctccagaaataatgtgaccgagaaagacaactcgatccaaccagaattcacacttagacagcttgtcaaacaactgctcaactcgcaaaatctgcaagacgattctcaagtgctctgcatggtcagtacggttctttgaatagataagaatatcatcgatgaagataatgacaaactcatctaaataacgctgaatgatacggttcatcaaacccataaaaactgctggagcgttagtcaaaccaaacggcatgactataaactcaaagtgaccatacctcgttctgaatacAGTCTTAGAaatatcttcctctcgcactctaagctgatgataacctgacctcagatcaatcttcgaatagatagaagaaccctgtagctgatcaaaaaggtcatctattcggggtaaatgatacctgttcttgactgtagcttgattcagttgacggtagtcaatacagagtcgcatagaaccatccttcttccgaacaaatagaacaggagcaccccaaggcgatacactaggtctgatgtatcccttggcaatcaaatcctcaagctgctccttcaactctctcaattcaataggtgccatacgataaggagctttggaaataggttgggtacctgacaccaaatcgatgctgaattcgatctctagaataggcggtaatccaggcacatcttccggaaacacatccgcaaaatctctaaccactggtatatcaaccaattcagggctaaatttcagtacatcaactgcataaaccaaaaatccttcggcacctctctgtaacaaacgagttaTAGAGAAcattgaaatcaaaggaattctagatcgagaacccttaccaaagaatttccactcgtctgccatttcaggtctgaacctgacaactttcagaaaacaatcgactgttgccctgtactgggttaaagcatctataccaacaatacagtcaaaatctgacagcccaagtacaatacagtcgaattctaacaaattttccTCAAAAtagagttcacagttcctgaataatcggacagaaacaattcctccacccaaaggtgaagtaacagctactacagtaggcaacaactcagtaggcaaaacatgaaataacacaaatttcacagagataaaggaatgagaagcacctgtatctatcaaaaaaTGAGTagaataacagaaaatcaaacaaTTACTTGCTATTACATCGTCAGGTaatgcctgagcctgatcctctgtcagagcaaagactcgtgcctgctgtctcggaggctggttcgcactagggttacctccctgtctgttctgctgctgaggctgaaaagagtgaactgcagaatactgtctctcaggctgagctgtaggtctggatgaactcccactctgagctcgatctctactacgctgagggAACACCTTGGAAAAGTGTCCcgattgctgacaggtgttgcagttaccgaagactcccacacactgatccagtgagtgtcttcccccacacttgctgcagtacatggatgatgatccagaactctgtcctaaaCCGAATTGTTTGGAACCACtgaaactagaagaactgttcccctgcctcttgaaatGTTTCCTCCTTGCTCTGTACTGATCCCTTCTGTTTCCCCCATtatttccaccttcatacctctgctacTGGTTCTGAtattgaggtggctgattttgatgctgagatggttggttctgagactgccTCTGCTGTTGAGACACCATCTGAttacctctctgtctccacaagcctgcttcagctccctttgcatgattcatggcatccgcaaagttatctggCCTAGCGGTGTTCACCAAtgtgaagatgtcgggattcaagccgttgatgaactgatcggctttggcttcttcactgtcggcaaattgcggtgcaaaatgcaacagactatcaaacttggatacgtactcctcaatgttcagattcccttgccttagattggcaaactctgttcccttgtcctttcggtacgaaacagggaaaaaccgcttataaaactcagatttgaaaaaAGACCAATCGACAATTGTACCTCTGTTCTCCAAGGATCTCttggtcgtgatccaccagttcttggccacaccacgaagctgatgaatgactaacctggttcggcggtcatcagtaaaatcaatggaatcgaacaattgatcaatgtcatccaaccaactctcacagtcaaatGGGTTCTCAATACCCATTAACAacggcggattaaacgactgaaacctcttcagcaaggtttccataggagtagctgtagcatccaactgatcaacttcagtgctagcttttTCAGTCGTAGGAATGACTGGCAGTGTGTTTCTGttaatcactcgacgaggacccatccgATAATCAAAGTTTAGGACACAAGATACTCAATCGCTACGATTCGGTGCctttacaaccgcttggaatgcCGAATACCcgtcgataacaaaaacagttatatctcaagtagttaattatttataaattaaatcacaaaatcatgtaattcaattaattctcaaataataaagcatgcttgcatggaattaaataaacaattaaataattcaaacacatgcgaggagccaatacatgcggactcgaactaccccgctcactctagttcaaccaagaatcttaactctctgataccacttaatgtgagacctcggttctaaacaaataatctcggattaaacaacaataatcaAACCAGAACACAAGATTAAAAGCAtgtcaaaagttttttttaaaaaaaaaggaacgcctcgcgcccgcgcgagatagACATCACACGCGTGCGTGGGCTTCTCAACTCGAGCCCAACCGAGGGCTTGCGCCCGCGCGAGCCAACAAAACCGAGGCCCCTAAcatgcctcgcgcgcgcgcgaggcaccACCTCGCTCGCGCGCAGAAGGCTTGGGCAGAAAGCTCAGGCTAACAAAAAAAAAGATCCCGCGCTTGCTTCTGACGTGCATTCGATTACATACGCTAAAACAGAGTGTAAAGAATACTCAAAatcaaacatgctttcataaaGCCCAAGATCAACAAGGATAAACAATCCAAATACAAAacaaattcgaataacaaacataaaaagttcgagttctaacatgcttctaTCTTAAACTACataaacatgctgattcgacttatAAACtgagtcccactactaactcgCCCTCTTGCtgttaaccaggtcttcgctgactcgatcctgccccatctattgccaagtacacatacaaaacaaagcaacagccggataaaccggtgagaatgataatcccagtaaaagcaacataacaagtaatacaacaacaaacatgctttcaagttAAAAACATAACcaatatcaacgtaatgaaatgcatgtttttaaatcgggatatcaattctgataaaagagggattgctgctgtgctttttgggatcccgaggatgagaccacgtaacgactcaccgactctcccaatcgaggtggtgtcacgtatcccaaacccctagacttcggtgcgactatgaggagtatgctgatactaggtgaacttctacaacccaggccactcgcaacatagcccccaaaacgtctaaacaaaaaaggttgttctgcccgctgaaatcaaagttggctcaagatgaatgcataacaaaacataacacataagccatATAACCAAACTCAATTAATCAATGAAATActagttccacatgctagaacaagtattaatgcaatatgtgattttaaggaaaactcgagaaccaactgtcccgagtatgctatctcgctacgatgactgcttttacctttcaatgcagtagttccaactctggataagctacaacaaaatattgtatcaaagactatacaatctaacaacaactacggttcaaggtaaaactctttatcgttcttcgtccaatctcttgacgatTAAATGTTGTTAACatcgggcttgacaaactccaaacaaatctgttcagatacaaatagaagatcaacaacgacgatcaatacacaagccaaagatcaacaactcaaaatggttcaaatctccaaaaactcaaaccgacggcataacggctataactgaaccaACCAAAAACGCAGAGAGCAGTTCAATATTGATATCAACCCAAATCAAtactaatacaacaataacaaggcaattccaacaaatctcaaaacgtcacttttcgaaaatggcttccaaaagtcataacaatttcgaacgttgctctatttcaaaaccgacagataataaacgctcgtaactctgccaagaacaacatactcgaatctcgtatgattctaacaacatccaaaaaatagaatgtatccgatcgtagaaaaacttacgatagaacgaagctctcgcagccgtgatcgctaatctgccttcagaaataaattctaacagaCAGATCGTgctcggggagaaatctgaaagcttgaaaac comes from Henckelia pumila isolate YLH828 chromosome 4, ASM3356847v2, whole genome shotgun sequence and encodes:
- the LOC140862750 gene encoding uncharacterized protein encodes the protein MTLSVFRSLRLGEVKPTTIALHLADRSIKYPRGIIEDILVKVDKFISPMDFVVLDMKEDENMPLIFGRLLATAEAKIDVKKGELSMGVEGEKVIFTVFKKAGNPSVEKVFMI